In Thunnus albacares chromosome 10, fThuAlb1.1, whole genome shotgun sequence, a single window of DNA contains:
- the LOC122990409 gene encoding induced myeloid leukemia cell differentiation protein Mcl-1 homolog, giving the protein MNILRNVKPVGVTSFLILPQNGVVDFGSGGSSPQTDRPPNIDKANGNNNNKYIIKKSSNNTSEQRPSALTVSSKIGYAQKIIRKDDSDNEDGFLPSTPEHDCDYDSDDSMLTPPDMKSELDISGSQAVYEALEEDTGQLMKRFLGQFTGLLNPRWKERNDLPTMKRVVDDVLEKNRYAYNGMINKLSLDDKGDEVRFVSTVANSLFADGTANWDRIARVVAFGAVVCQYLKEKGRENCVELVGEEISTYLLTDQKDWLVKNNSWDGFVEFFGAADRESTVRNTPMDSFDLLVWG; this is encoded by the exons ATGAATATACTGAGGAACGTGAAACCCGTCGGAGTTACGAGTTTTCTCATTCTTCCTCAAAATGGAGTCGTGGACTTCGGCTCAGGAGGTTCATCCCCGCAGACGGACAGGCCCCCAAATATTGACAAAGCCAAcgggaataataataataaatatataataaaaaaaagctctaataaTACTTCAGAACAGCGTCCGAGTGCACTCACGGTGAGCTCAAAAATTGGGTATGCACAAAAAATTATTCGGAAGGATGACAGCGACAACGAAGACGGCTTTTTGCCCAGCACCCCGGAGCACGACTGCGACTACGACAGCGATGATTCTATGTTGACCCCCCCAGACATGAAGTCCGAACTCGACATCTCCGGATCCCAAGCTGTGTACGAAGCGTTGGAGGAAGACACCGGGCAACTGATGAAACGTTTTCTGGGACAATTTACGGGACTTTTGAATCCTCGCTGGAAAGAAAGAAACGATCTACCGACAATGAAAAGAGTTGTGGACGACGTattggagaaaaacagataCGCATACAATG GAATGATCAACAAACTGTCATTGGATGACAAAGGGGATGAAGTGAGGTTCGTCAGTACAGTAGCCAACAGCCTCTTTGCAGACGGGACTGCCAACTGGGACCGAATCGCCCGCGTGGTCGCCTTCGGGGCTGTGGTATGTCAGTACTTGAAGGAGAAGGGCAGAGAGAACTGCGTGGAGCTGGTGGGAGAGGAGATCTCGACGTACCTGCTGACTGACCAGAAGGACTGGCTGGTCAAGAACAACTCCTGG GACGGCTTTGTGGAGTTCTTTggagcagcagacagagagtCCACAGTGAGGAACACACCCATGGACTCTTTTGATTTGCTGGTGTGGGGGTGA